In Amycolatopsis solani, a single window of DNA contains:
- a CDS encoding flavin reductase family protein, with product METAPTATLPPNLVPTEGFCQAIAKLPTGVTVLTTGSEDAPVGCTANAVMSLSADTPSVLVSLGSQSRTLAAILDTGSFAVNTLSWSQRALTRKFATGSPAERFAGVPWSPQRRIPVLSAAVMALVCEVGDTANLLDHTVVVGQVVWLRDTNAAPTVLYGREQYPLGA from the coding sequence ATGGAAACCGCACCCACCGCCACGCTCCCACCGAACCTGGTGCCCACGGAAGGGTTCTGCCAGGCGATCGCGAAGCTGCCGACCGGCGTCACGGTGCTGACCACCGGCTCCGAGGACGCCCCCGTCGGCTGCACAGCCAACGCGGTGATGTCGCTGTCGGCCGACACCCCGAGCGTCCTGGTGTCGCTGGGCAGCCAGAGCCGCACCCTGGCGGCGATCCTCGACACCGGCTCCTTCGCCGTCAACACGCTGTCCTGGTCACAGCGGGCCCTGACCCGCAAGTTCGCGACCGGCAGCCCGGCCGAGCGCTTCGCCGGCGTCCCGTGGTCCCCGCAGCGCCGCATCCCGGTGCTCTCCGCGGCGGTGATGGCACTGGTCTGCGAGGTGGGCGACACGGCGAACCTGCTGGACCACACGGTGGTCGTGGGCCAGGTGGTCTGGCTGCGCGACACGAACGCGGCGCCGACGGTGCTGTACGGGCGGGAGCAGTACCCGCTCGGGGCCTGA
- a CDS encoding acyl-CoA dehydrogenase family protein, which produces MTAAPLAELVGRVTKVAEEHVRRTDDEATFPVEALEELRATGLLGLQVPAGEGGLGGSLADVLEISTELGRVDMSLAMIFAMHCQQVAAVLAHADGRLREELVPEIAAGRLYLGSVTTEAGKGGHLLTAESAAAWRDGELLVDRFAPIVTGGQQADGFLITLRSPDSEADNQVSLVYASRAQVEIEPAGGWNPLGMRASDSGAMKLRGRLPAHQVVGRHGDFHTIVTTVFGPMAHLGWASCWLGTAAGALSRVIASVRGSRGKTDLSSELLMTRLSRARQRLDTVHALISHAREVVETTADLSVPKVQLLINAVKITAAEECYRAVDELVDAVGMRHGYLRDSPTRLEQSLRDLRSAVLNYSNDRLHLADGRLTLLDQEVRFA; this is translated from the coding sequence GTGACCGCCGCCCCGCTCGCCGAGCTCGTCGGGCGCGTGACCAAGGTCGCCGAGGAGCACGTCCGGCGGACCGACGACGAAGCCACGTTCCCGGTGGAGGCGCTGGAAGAGCTGCGCGCGACCGGCCTGCTCGGGCTGCAGGTGCCCGCCGGGGAGGGCGGGCTCGGCGGGTCGCTGGCCGACGTGCTCGAGATCAGCACCGAGCTGGGCCGGGTGGACATGTCGCTGGCGATGATCTTCGCGATGCACTGCCAGCAGGTGGCCGCCGTGCTCGCGCACGCCGACGGCCGGCTGCGCGAGGAGCTGGTGCCCGAGATCGCCGCGGGCCGGCTCTACCTCGGCTCGGTGACCACCGAGGCGGGCAAGGGCGGTCATCTGCTGACCGCCGAGTCCGCCGCGGCCTGGCGCGACGGGGAGCTGCTCGTCGACCGCTTCGCCCCGATCGTCACCGGTGGCCAGCAGGCCGACGGGTTCCTGATCACCCTGCGCTCCCCGGATTCCGAGGCGGACAACCAGGTTTCGCTGGTCTACGCCTCCCGCGCACAGGTCGAGATCGAGCCGGCCGGCGGCTGGAACCCGCTGGGCATGCGCGCCAGCGACAGCGGCGCCATGAAGCTGCGCGGGCGGCTGCCGGCGCACCAGGTCGTCGGGCGCCACGGCGACTTCCACACCATCGTGACGACCGTGTTCGGGCCGATGGCCCACCTCGGCTGGGCGTCCTGCTGGCTGGGCACGGCGGCCGGGGCGCTGTCGCGGGTGATCGCGTCCGTGCGCGGCAGCCGCGGCAAGACGGACCTGAGCTCCGAACTGCTGATGACCCGGCTGTCGCGGGCGCGCCAGCGGCTGGACACCGTGCACGCGCTGATCTCGCACGCCCGCGAGGTGGTCGAGACCACCGCCGACCTCAGCGTGCCGAAGGTGCAGCTGCTGATCAACGCCGTGAAGATCACCGCGGCCGAGGAGTGCTACCGGGCCGTCGACGAGCTCGTCGACGCGGTCGGGATGCGCCACGGCTACCTGCGCGACTCCCCGACGCGGCTGGAGCAGTCGCTGCGGGACCTGCGTTCGGCGGTGCTGAACTACAGCAACGACCGGCTGCACCTCGCCGACGGCCGGCTCACCCTGCTCGACCAGGAGGTGCGTTTTGCCTGA
- a CDS encoding amino acid adenylation domain-containing protein, with amino-acid sequence METLYQWFAASAEKHADEPALEVGARTLTYTALRDLAGHVAAEAVSAVGAVPARIGVLAERSVLTYAGYLAAQRLGSTVVPLNPAFPRERNRMIAEAAGLDVILTEESAGLGVPELVMAEPSGGAARTPPEPRGEDLAYILFTSGSTGKPKGVPIRHRNVCSYLGHVVPRYGMAPGSRVSQTFDLTFDLSVFDMFTAWSGGATLVVPSREDLLAPVRFVAEKRLTHWFAVPSMVSYAQRLRSLRPGSMPTLRWSLFCGEPLTTHQAEAWQRAAPGGIVENLYGPTELTISCAEFRLPADPADWPRTPNGTVPIGRPHPSVTHVVLDDQGRPAVEGELCARGPQRFPGYLDPAANEGRFYHFGPGDRTARVHGPDDELDDTAWYRTGDRVSWQDGALVHLGRSDQQVKVQGYRVELGEIEAVLRDQDAVRDAIVLALPGSGGTTELEAVCTGSGLDPDRLLAAAADRLPGYMVPRRLSVLDTLPLNVNGKIDRSALTAHAIGQRG; translated from the coding sequence ATGGAAACGCTCTACCAGTGGTTCGCCGCGTCGGCGGAGAAGCACGCCGACGAACCCGCGCTCGAAGTCGGCGCGCGCACCCTGACCTACACCGCACTGCGGGACCTCGCCGGGCACGTGGCCGCCGAGGCCGTCAGCGCGGTGGGAGCCGTGCCCGCCCGGATCGGCGTGCTGGCCGAACGCAGCGTGCTGACCTACGCCGGATACCTGGCCGCGCAACGGCTCGGCAGCACGGTCGTCCCGCTCAACCCGGCGTTCCCCCGCGAGCGCAACCGGATGATCGCCGAAGCGGCCGGCCTGGACGTGATCCTCACCGAGGAGAGCGCCGGCCTCGGCGTGCCGGAACTCGTCATGGCCGAGCCCTCCGGCGGCGCCGCGCGCACCCCGCCCGAGCCCCGCGGCGAAGACCTGGCCTACATCCTGTTCACCTCGGGCTCGACCGGGAAGCCCAAGGGCGTCCCGATCCGGCACCGCAACGTCTGCTCCTACCTCGGCCACGTCGTGCCGCGGTACGGCATGGCGCCGGGCAGCCGCGTCTCGCAGACGTTCGACCTGACCTTCGACCTGTCGGTGTTCGACATGTTCACCGCCTGGAGCGGCGGGGCGACGCTCGTCGTCCCCAGCCGCGAGGACCTGCTGGCGCCGGTGCGGTTCGTCGCGGAGAAGCGGCTCACGCACTGGTTCGCGGTGCCCTCGATGGTGTCCTACGCGCAGCGGTTGCGCAGCCTGCGGCCGGGGAGCATGCCGACGCTGCGCTGGAGCCTGTTCTGCGGTGAGCCGCTGACCACGCACCAGGCCGAAGCCTGGCAGCGCGCCGCACCCGGCGGGATCGTGGAAAACCTCTACGGCCCCACGGAACTGACCATCAGCTGCGCGGAATTCCGGCTGCCCGCCGATCCGGCGGACTGGCCGCGCACCCCTAACGGGACCGTGCCGATCGGGCGGCCCCACCCCAGCGTCACCCACGTCGTGCTGGACGACCAGGGCCGCCCCGCCGTGGAGGGCGAACTCTGCGCGCGCGGGCCCCAGCGGTTCCCCGGCTACCTCGACCCGGCGGCCAACGAGGGCCGTTTCTACCACTTCGGCCCGGGCGACCGGACGGCCCGGGTGCACGGCCCGGACGACGAACTCGACGACACCGCGTGGTACCGCACCGGCGACCGGGTGTCCTGGCAGGACGGTGCGCTCGTCCACTTGGGACGGTCGGACCAGCAGGTGAAGGTGCAGGGCTACCGGGTGGAACTCGGCGAGATCGAGGCCGTGCTGCGGGACCAGGATGCGGTGCGCGACGCGATCGTGCTGGCCCTGCCGGGCAGCGGCGGCACCACCGAGCTCGAAGCGGTGTGCACGGGCTCGGGCCTGGACCCCGACCGGCTGCTCGCCGCGGCGGCCGACCGGCTGCCCGGCTACATGGTCCCCCGGCGGCTCAGCGTGCTGGACACGCTGCCGCTCAACGTCAACGGCAAGATCGACCGTTCGGCGCTCACCGCGCACGCGATCGGGCAGCGCGGATGA
- a CDS encoding phosphopantetheine-binding protein, translating to MDPRMAELLTPYLKFLNGRELGPDDSLRERGLDSMQSINVLFEIEDVFGVSLPDEDITDATFATGGTLWTAVAAQLERQEVSS from the coding sequence ATGGACCCCCGCATGGCCGAACTGCTCACCCCGTACCTCAAGTTCCTCAACGGCCGCGAGCTCGGCCCGGACGACTCGCTGCGCGAGCGCGGGCTGGACTCGATGCAGTCGATCAACGTGCTGTTCGAGATCGAGGACGTCTTCGGCGTCTCGCTGCCGGACGAGGACATCACCGACGCCACCTTCGCCACCGGCGGCACGCTGTGGACCGCGGTGGCGGCCCAGCTGGAGCGCCAGGAGGTGTCGTCGTGA
- a CDS encoding type III PLP-dependent enzyme, protein MELLAERPAGLADLPGDLAALPTPAYVYDLAEVRRNHRRLDGALPRGTGLLYSLKANPHPDVLSTLREAGARPEVCSSGELRAALDAGWTGAQVLYTGPAKRDAEVAAALRAGVREFSVDSPHAVAQLDRLAGEAGVHARYLLRVNDDQPVPGQGLAMTGVPSQFGADTGWILAEPARFAGGEHAEAAGLHLYMGTNLTEVDDLIGQFRRALRTAARLREALAPHGVRFRTLDLGGGFGAPFAKEGTAVELPGLREGLEALLAEELPGWREQGPEVVFESGRYLAGTAGTLVTAVLDVKRSQGKDIVVLESGINHLGGMSGLRRLPPLAPRLLGPAGPDVLDALVAGPLCTPLDTWSRGAKLPVLTPGDLVAVPNVGAYGLCASLVAFLGHPLPAEVVVDGDRPGTPARTSRVELVRTTDPASADRL, encoded by the coding sequence GTGGAGCTGCTCGCTGAGCGTCCCGCGGGGCTCGCGGACCTGCCCGGCGACCTCGCCGCGCTGCCCACCCCCGCCTACGTCTACGACCTGGCCGAGGTCCGCCGCAACCACCGGCGGCTCGACGGCGCCCTGCCCCGCGGCACCGGGCTGCTGTACTCGCTCAAGGCCAACCCGCACCCGGACGTGCTGAGCACGTTGCGCGAGGCCGGGGCCCGCCCGGAGGTCTGCTCCTCCGGCGAGCTGCGGGCCGCGCTCGACGCCGGCTGGACCGGCGCGCAGGTGCTCTACACCGGCCCCGCCAAGCGGGACGCCGAGGTCGCGGCGGCCCTGCGCGCCGGGGTGCGGGAGTTCTCCGTGGACTCCCCGCACGCCGTCGCCCAGCTCGACCGGCTCGCCGGCGAGGCCGGGGTCCACGCCCGCTACCTGCTGCGCGTCAACGACGACCAGCCGGTGCCGGGCCAGGGCCTGGCGATGACCGGCGTGCCGTCGCAGTTCGGCGCCGACACCGGCTGGATCCTCGCCGAGCCCGCCCGCTTCGCCGGGGGCGAGCACGCCGAGGCGGCGGGCCTGCACCTGTACATGGGCACGAACCTCACCGAGGTCGACGACCTGATCGGGCAGTTCCGCCGCGCGCTGCGCACCGCCGCGCGGCTGCGGGAAGCCCTGGCCCCGCACGGGGTCCGCTTCCGGACCCTCGACCTCGGCGGTGGTTTCGGCGCCCCGTTCGCGAAGGAAGGCACGGCGGTCGAGCTGCCCGGCCTGCGCGAAGGACTCGAGGCGCTGCTCGCCGAAGAACTGCCGGGCTGGCGCGAACAGGGCCCGGAAGTCGTCTTCGAGTCCGGCCGGTACCTGGCCGGCACGGCGGGCACCCTCGTCACGGCGGTGCTGGACGTCAAGCGCTCGCAGGGCAAGGACATCGTCGTGCTCGAGTCCGGCATCAACCACCTCGGCGGCATGTCGGGGCTGCGGCGGCTGCCCCCGCTCGCGCCCCGCCTGCTCGGCCCGGCCGGCCCGGACGTGCTGGACGCGCTCGTCGCCGGCCCGCTGTGCACCCCGCTGGACACCTGGTCCCGCGGCGCGAAGCTGCCCGTACTGACCCCCGGCGACCTGGTCGCGGTGCCGAACGTCGGCGCCTACGGCCTGTGCGCCAGCCTCGTGGCCTTCCTGGGCCACCCCCTGCCGGCGGAGGTCGTCGTCGACGGCGACCGCCCCGGCACCCCCGCGCGGACCTCCCGCGTGGAACTGGTCAGGACCACTGACCCCGCTTCGGCGGACCGACTGTGA
- a CDS encoding LysR family transcriptional regulator → MDTASLTTFLSVAEKSSFTKAAGDLSVAQPTVTARIKKLERDLACDLFHRTGALIRLTTAGERFRRYAHKIVKLSRMAEEIVLAGTAVGDALTVGADSGLTSYRLVPIVEYLYRRHPELALEIRPLEEDPWSRIGDSDVDCAFFIDVCESSSKADSTLLCPEPLVVVTGQDGPLGPGPVPTARLARQPLLCAHRGSGYQRLFERTLGDAADTHVRALTFGSIDAVKHALTAGLGISLLPRLSVASELAEGRLVELPWTAPFQVFTQLAWHREIRTDPRFSVLLDAAARATAEQVADATPARRSAQ, encoded by the coding sequence GTGGACACCGCATCTTTGACCACTTTCCTCAGCGTGGCCGAAAAGTCGAGCTTCACCAAGGCGGCCGGCGACCTGAGCGTCGCCCAGCCGACGGTGACCGCCCGGATCAAGAAGCTGGAGCGCGACCTCGCCTGCGACCTGTTCCACCGCACCGGCGCCCTCATCCGGCTCACCACGGCCGGCGAGCGGTTCCGGCGCTACGCTCACAAGATCGTGAAGCTGAGCCGCATGGCCGAAGAGATCGTGCTGGCGGGCACCGCGGTCGGCGACGCGCTGACCGTCGGCGCCGACAGCGGCCTCACGTCCTACCGGCTGGTGCCGATCGTCGAGTACCTGTACCGGCGGCACCCCGAACTGGCGCTGGAAATCCGGCCACTGGAAGAAGACCCGTGGAGCCGGATCGGCGATTCCGATGTGGACTGCGCGTTCTTCATCGACGTCTGCGAGTCTTCGTCGAAGGCCGATTCGACGCTGCTGTGCCCGGAGCCGCTCGTGGTGGTCACCGGCCAGGACGGCCCACTGGGCCCCGGCCCGGTGCCGACCGCCCGGCTGGCGCGGCAACCCCTGCTGTGCGCCCACCGCGGGAGCGGCTACCAGCGCCTGTTCGAGCGGACCCTGGGCGACGCCGCGGACACGCACGTCCGGGCGTTGACGTTCGGTTCGATCGACGCGGTGAAGCACGCGCTGACCGCGGGCCTGGGCATTTCGCTGCTGCCCCGGCTGAGCGTCGCTTCCGAGCTGGCGGAGGGCCGCCTGGTCGAGCTCCCGTGGACGGCGCCGTTCCAGGTCTTCACGCAGCTCGCCTGGCACCGCGAGATCCGCACGGACCCGCGCTTTTCGGTACTGCTCGACGCGGCGGCGCGGGCCACCGCCGAGCAGGTCGCGGACGCCACCCCGGCTCGCCGCTCCGCGCAGTAA
- a CDS encoding 4'-phosphopantetheinyl transferase family protein: MSPREPVPPPVLLAALSRESAALGPALSRESAVLPEVTADGTEVAPGVWVASADRADFGEPDVHPGDLAEAGGRPAWRRAEFLAGRHLLRRLLRRVRPDLAALPVRIDPAGKPRLGGAPDLALPGITISHDGDRIAAAVCAHGDVGVDVQLPPDRLSDSAVRRCLGSHAPAVTALPRARRAREFAWVWTVQEACVKADGTGMGGRPWSIDVPPGALSGRWGRFTWLSLRTRSPVPLSCAFHPAPPR; the protein is encoded by the coding sequence ATGAGCCCGCGAGAGCCGGTGCCCCCACCCGTCCTCCTAGCCGCACTTTCACGTGAAAGTGCGGCCTTGGGACCGGCACTTTCACGTGAAAGTGCGGTGCTTCCCGAGGTGACCGCCGACGGCACCGAGGTCGCGCCCGGTGTCTGGGTCGCCTCGGCCGACCGGGCCGACTTCGGCGAGCCCGACGTTCACCCGGGCGACCTCGCCGAAGCCGGTGGCCGGCCGGCCTGGCGGCGGGCCGAGTTCCTCGCCGGGCGGCACCTCCTCCGGCGGCTGCTGCGCCGGGTCCGGCCCGACCTCGCCGCGCTGCCCGTCCGCATCGACCCCGCCGGCAAGCCACGGCTGGGTGGCGCGCCGGACCTCGCGCTGCCCGGGATCACCATCTCCCACGACGGGGACCGGATCGCCGCGGCCGTGTGCGCGCACGGGGACGTGGGCGTCGACGTCCAGCTGCCACCGGATCGGCTCAGCGACTCGGCCGTGCGCCGGTGCCTCGGCTCGCACGCTCCCGCCGTCACCGCGCTCCCGCGGGCCCGGCGGGCGCGGGAGTTCGCCTGGGTGTGGACCGTGCAGGAGGCGTGCGTCAAGGCCGACGGCACCGGCATGGGCGGGCGGCCGTGGTCGATCGACGTCCCGCCCGGCGCGCTGTCCGGACGCTGGGGCCGCTTCACCTGGCTGAGCCTGCGCACCCGGTCGCCGGTGCCGCTGAGCTGCGCCTTCCACCCCGCACCCCCTCGGTGA
- a CDS encoding class I adenylate-forming enzyme family protein gives MTYAPRVLHELLDHAARLWPNRTALTCRGTSATYEEVAGAAQRVAASLAARGARRGDRLLINAPASTLLPAVVFGAARAGVAFSLLHEQVRGSSLDHVLADSEPVLVVTDDEDVRHSAEAAGVPAVPVAELAAGPGRAVDLPAPPLPVDPVCLIYTSGTTSLPKAVVSTHQQLLFATGAIASVLEYRTDDVVYSPLPLSFDYGLYQVFLSVTAGSHLVLGAPTEVGPSLVRNLVSSGATVLPAVPAVAEALSALLRRRPKPAPALRLLTNTGAAMPTGTLESLREAVPGLRVQLMFGLTECKRATIMPVDGDLARPGSSGRALPGTEVFVIDEAGERLPAGEVGEIVVRGPNVMAGYWRRPELTAEKFPRVAGLFPELRTGDYGRLDEEGYLYFDGRRDDIYKERGFRVSATEVETAARGVPGVREAAVLVPKDTRPALLFVTGELAADGVLDGMRTRIEEFKIPASCLRVEALPLTGNGKVDRKALASLAEEVSGGAAR, from the coding sequence ATGACCTACGCACCGCGAGTGCTCCACGAACTGCTCGACCACGCCGCCCGGCTGTGGCCGAACCGGACCGCGCTGACCTGCCGCGGCACCTCCGCGACCTACGAAGAGGTCGCCGGCGCCGCCCAGCGGGTCGCCGCCTCCCTCGCCGCCCGGGGCGCCCGCCGCGGCGACCGGCTGCTGATCAACGCCCCGGCGAGCACGCTGCTGCCCGCCGTGGTCTTCGGCGCCGCCCGGGCCGGGGTCGCGTTTTCCCTGCTGCACGAACAGGTCCGCGGCAGCAGCCTCGACCACGTGCTGGCGGATTCCGAGCCGGTGCTGGTGGTGACCGACGACGAAGACGTGCGGCACTCGGCCGAAGCGGCCGGCGTCCCGGCCGTCCCGGTGGCGGAGCTGGCCGCCGGTCCCGGCCGGGCCGTCGACCTACCCGCTCCCCCGCTGCCGGTCGACCCGGTGTGCCTGATCTACACCTCGGGCACCACGTCCCTGCCGAAGGCCGTGGTCAGCACCCACCAGCAGCTGCTGTTCGCCACCGGCGCGATCGCTTCGGTGCTGGAGTACCGCACCGACGACGTCGTCTACAGCCCGCTGCCGCTGTCCTTCGACTACGGGCTGTACCAGGTCTTCCTGTCCGTCACGGCGGGGTCGCACCTGGTGCTGGGCGCCCCCACCGAGGTCGGGCCGTCGCTGGTCCGCAACCTGGTGAGCTCCGGCGCGACCGTGCTGCCCGCCGTCCCGGCCGTCGCCGAAGCGCTCAGCGCGCTGCTGCGGCGCCGCCCGAAGCCCGCCCCCGCGCTGCGGCTGCTGACGAACACCGGCGCGGCGATGCCCACCGGCACGCTGGAATCGTTGCGCGAAGCCGTTCCCGGCCTCCGGGTGCAGCTGATGTTCGGGCTCACCGAGTGCAAGCGCGCCACCATCATGCCGGTGGACGGCGACCTGGCCCGCCCCGGCTCCAGCGGCCGGGCCCTGCCCGGCACGGAGGTGTTCGTCATCGACGAGGCGGGCGAGCGGCTGCCCGCCGGCGAGGTCGGCGAGATCGTGGTGCGCGGCCCGAACGTCATGGCCGGGTACTGGCGCCGCCCGGAGCTCACCGCCGAGAAGTTCCCGCGGGTGGCCGGGTTGTTCCCCGAGCTGCGCACCGGCGACTACGGCCGGCTCGATGAGGAGGGCTACCTCTACTTCGACGGCCGCCGCGACGACATCTACAAGGAGCGCGGGTTCCGCGTCAGCGCGACCGAGGTCGAGACCGCCGCGCGCGGCGTGCCCGGCGTCCGGGAAGCCGCCGTGCTGGTCCCGAAGGACACCCGCCCGGCCTTGCTGTTCGTCACCGGCGAGCTGGCCGCCGACGGCGTGCTCGACGGCATGCGCACCCGGATCGAGGAGTTCAAGATCCCGGCGAGCTGCCTGCGGGTGGAGGCGCTTCCGCTGACCGGCAACGGGAAGGTCGACCGCAAGGCGCTGGCGTCGCTGGCCGAGGAGGTGTCCGGTGGAGCTGCTCGCTGA
- a CDS encoding CGNR zinc finger domain-containing protein, with amino-acid sequence MTPRPAAPPPLTVVQSLVNTRELLENRDDLTTAAGLVAWAEAQGLPCPARPAQADLTRMSQVREALRQLLHGGEGAPAAAAVLNGELARTGTRPLLRAEPPGAEFVGDAATSLDAAITRVLATVVTARLDGSLSRLKICGAEDCLWAYYDRSPNAVSRWCETSVCGARHKMRAYRARRAAAASN; translated from the coding sequence ATGACTCCGCGTCCGGCCGCTCCCCCTCCGCTCACCGTGGTCCAGAGCCTGGTGAACACGCGGGAGCTGCTGGAGAACCGGGACGACCTGACCACGGCGGCCGGCCTGGTGGCGTGGGCGGAAGCCCAGGGCCTGCCGTGCCCGGCCCGGCCGGCGCAGGCGGACCTGACGCGGATGAGCCAGGTCCGGGAGGCGCTGCGGCAGCTGCTGCACGGCGGCGAAGGCGCACCGGCCGCGGCGGCCGTGCTCAACGGCGAACTGGCACGCACCGGCACCCGCCCGCTCCTGCGGGCCGAGCCGCCCGGCGCCGAGTTCGTGGGCGACGCCGCCACTTCGCTGGACGCGGCGATCACCCGGGTGCTCGCCACCGTGGTCACCGCCCGCCTCGACGGCTCCTTGTCCCGCTTGAAGATCTGCGGCGCCGAGGACTGCCTGTGGGCCTACTACGACCGCTCCCCCAACGCGGTGAGCCGCTGGTGCGAGACCTCGGTCTGCGGCGCCCGCCACAAGATGCGCGCCTACCGCGCCCGCCGCGCCGCGGCCGCCTCGAACTGA
- a CDS encoding acyl-CoA dehydrogenase family protein, translating to MPDTAILDGDVLSTVDREAGGAQVWQRLGSAGVLRDQYRQRTPTGLVADPGRLAATLRAVDARGDNGITLSVLVQSASALPILAAGTGPEFDRVADGDCEVALAATDAAAAGSDLTGLGTEVELDGDTVRLDGGKRWVTTATRAAYFLVLARHRPGRHFTAFTWVLVPADAAGVRVTPATTTLLPGAGIGHVEFSGVRLPASAVLGRPGRGLALFARHMGTERLAGAQWATALTSRVLAETREALTRREIDGRALWDHDSVRQEFAACLVRVRSLRALHEALAERVVADHDPTSAAMLKAAIGLTADEVLSRCARWRGADGFADDGLQLVRAEAAVFGIGGGVTELMLTAIADGAEPLLAELRT from the coding sequence TTGCCTGACACCGCCATCCTGGACGGCGACGTGCTGTCCACTGTGGATCGGGAAGCCGGCGGCGCCCAGGTGTGGCAGCGGCTCGGTTCGGCCGGCGTGCTGCGGGACCAGTACCGGCAGCGCACGCCGACCGGACTGGTCGCGGACCCCGGGCGGCTCGCCGCCACCCTGCGCGCGGTCGACGCCCGCGGCGACAACGGGATCACGCTGAGCGTGCTGGTGCAGTCGGCGAGCGCGCTGCCGATCCTGGCCGCCGGGACCGGCCCGGAGTTCGACCGCGTCGCCGACGGCGACTGCGAGGTCGCGCTGGCCGCCACGGACGCCGCGGCGGCCGGCTCCGACCTCACCGGGCTGGGCACGGAGGTCGAGCTCGACGGGGACACCGTCCGGCTCGACGGCGGCAAGCGGTGGGTGACCACCGCGACCCGCGCCGCGTACTTCCTGGTGCTGGCCCGCCACCGGCCCGGACGCCACTTCACGGCGTTCACGTGGGTCCTGGTCCCGGCCGACGCGGCGGGCGTCCGGGTCACCCCCGCGACGACCACGCTGCTCCCGGGCGCGGGCATCGGCCACGTCGAGTTCTCCGGCGTCCGCCTGCCCGCGTCGGCGGTGCTCGGCCGGCCGGGCCGCGGGCTGGCGTTGTTCGCCCGGCACATGGGCACCGAGCGTCTCGCCGGCGCGCAGTGGGCCACGGCGCTCACCAGCCGGGTGCTGGCGGAGACCCGGGAGGCGTTGACGCGCCGGGAGATCGACGGCCGCGCGCTGTGGGACCACGACTCGGTCCGTCAGGAGTTCGCGGCCTGCCTGGTGCGGGTGCGCTCGTTGCGCGCGCTGCACGAGGCACTGGCCGAGCGGGTGGTGGCCGACCACGACCCGACGAGCGCGGCAATGCTCAAGGCGGCGATCGGGTTGACCGCCGACGAGGTGCTGTCCCGCTGCGCCCGCTGGCGAGGCGCCGACGGCTTCGCCGACGACGGCCTCCAGCTGGTCCGAGCGGAGGCGGCGGTGTTCGGCATCGGCGGCGGCGTGACCGAGCTGATGCTCACCGCCATCGCCGACGGCGCCGAGCCCCTCCTCGCGGAGCTGCGCACATGA
- a CDS encoding AzlC family ABC transporter permease — protein sequence MTETTAERRSPAGVVRPVLPVAAADLADGMAFGALAASVGMGVLAPVAMSLLVFSGSAQYGAVAVIGQHGSVWAVVGAAAALNARYLLMGTTIAPALTGSAWSRAGTALLITDGSWAIAHRGDGRYDLRTLRVAGALCLCGWTAGTALGAILGDAIGDPGRLGLDAAYPVFFLGLLRAHLKTTRAWILAVLGVVAAGALVSWAPPGVPVLVAGAAGAVAGAALGVRR from the coding sequence GTGACCGAAACCACCGCTGAACGTCGTTCACCGGCGGGAGTCGTGCGCCCGGTGCTGCCGGTGGCCGCGGCCGACCTGGCGGACGGCATGGCGTTCGGCGCGCTCGCGGCCTCGGTCGGGATGGGCGTGCTGGCCCCGGTGGCCATGTCGCTGCTGGTCTTCTCCGGCAGCGCCCAGTACGGCGCCGTCGCTGTCATCGGGCAGCACGGCTCGGTCTGGGCCGTGGTCGGCGCCGCGGCCGCACTCAACGCGCGGTACCTGCTGATGGGCACCACGATCGCCCCCGCACTGACCGGGTCCGCCTGGTCGCGCGCGGGAACGGCCCTGCTGATCACCGACGGGTCCTGGGCGATCGCGCACCGCGGTGACGGCCGCTACGACCTGCGCACGCTGCGGGTGGCCGGAGCGCTCTGCCTGTGCGGCTGGACCGCCGGGACGGCGCTGGGTGCCATCCTCGGCGACGCGATCGGCGACCCGGGCCGGCTCGGGCTGGACGCCGCTTACCCGGTGTTCTTCCTGGGGCTGCTGCGCGCGCACCTGAAAACCACGCGCGCGTGGATCCTGGCCGTGCTGGGCGTCGTCGCGGCGGGTGCGCTGGTTTCCTGGGCGCCCCCGGGCGTCCCGGTGCTGGTCGCCGGCGCCGCGGGGGCCGTGGCCGGTGCGGCGCTGGGGGTGCGGCGATGA
- a CDS encoding AzlD domain-containing protein codes for MTYQWLIVLALGATALTLRVVVPLAAGGRELPTWLRNALTCATPALIAGLVVTLLWPTSGDVSSLRTLTALAGVGAGVVLLAAKRSILTAMIGAAVVSAVLRVVLG; via the coding sequence ATGACGTACCAGTGGCTGATCGTGCTGGCGCTCGGCGCCACGGCGCTCACGTTGCGGGTGGTCGTGCCGCTGGCGGCCGGCGGGCGGGAACTGCCCACCTGGCTGCGCAACGCGCTGACCTGCGCGACCCCGGCGCTCATCGCCGGTCTGGTGGTCACCTTGCTGTGGCCGACGTCGGGCGACGTGTCGTCGCTGCGGACGCTGACCGCGTTGGCGGGTGTGGGTGCCGGGGTCGTGCTGCTGGCCGCCAAGCGGTCCATCCTGACCGCGATGATCGGCGCCGCCGTCGTGAGCGCGGTGCTGCGCGTGGTGCTCGGCTGA